From one Henningerozyma blattae CBS 6284 chromosome 1, complete genome genomic stretch:
- the BOL3 gene encoding Bol3p (similar to Saccharomyces cerevisiae YAL046C; ancestral locus Anc_7.23), producing MQRNLLVPFTRTRFLQQSKILVPRAISRFHYSTTNDVDYKSSLSEQELDIYNKLSTQLDPVQLKVKDISGGCGSMFAIHISSNQFNNLSIIKQHQLVNSILKDDIKNWHGLQLTTKKTTSI from the coding sequence atgcAAAGAAATTTACTAGTGCCATTTACAAGAACAAGGTTCTTACAACAAAGCAAAATACTAGTTCCTCGAGCCATATCGAGATTCCATTACTCAACAACGAATGACGTTGATTACAAATCTTCTTTATCAGAACAAGaattagatatttataacAAACTGTCCACACAGTTGGATCCAGTTCAATTAAAAGTTAAAGATATCTCAGGAGGATGTGGTTCCATGTTTGCCATTCATATCTCTAGTAATCAATTCAACAATTTATCAATCATTAAACAACATCAATTAGTGAATTCCATATTGaaagatgatattaaaaattggcATGGGTTGCAACTGACTACCAAAAAAACCACTTCTATATGA